A stretch of the Vibrio gazogenes genome encodes the following:
- a CDS encoding baseplate J/gp47 family protein encodes MSNRPQADFLTILAESGVPLSEQALEDQLKTEVSAAGSLLANDSEMSPFWRWVRAAVIKPALWMTRTLLVTHVMPNMFVATAERWALELKAWELNVEPKQAVKTQGYLTMTKENANDEVLVERGVFIQTLAIEGVVYRVKVTKDTVIPAGQASGQVPVEAEQAGVAYNLPAGYLNILPTEVPGIVAVVNDAGWITRLGANEETDEELALRLQNAFTGSGEWHINDVYRSIIASVAGIRSDNIFFRNTGDISPGTAEALILVEVGETPQSIIDTLNDYIMNQGHHGHGDVLTCKPIPETRHEVIANVVLAKNLTVAQMTETLQEVKDRIRAAFRETKAYDEMTRAAPQSRFSISRMATEIHNNMANVKSVRITLDGEIQEDIVSGYTQPRLKSLTVGELADEGQ; translated from the coding sequence ATGAGTAACAGACCCCAAGCCGATTTTTTAACCATCCTGGCGGAATCCGGCGTTCCGCTGAGCGAGCAGGCATTAGAAGACCAATTGAAAACCGAAGTGTCTGCGGCAGGCAGCTTGCTGGCGAATGACTCTGAAATGTCACCGTTCTGGCGCTGGGTTCGGGCTGCGGTTATCAAACCGGCATTATGGATGACCAGAACGCTTTTAGTGACGCATGTCATGCCGAATATGTTCGTGGCAACCGCAGAACGCTGGGCACTGGAACTGAAAGCGTGGGAACTGAACGTTGAACCGAAGCAAGCTGTGAAAACGCAGGGTTATCTAACGATGACCAAAGAAAATGCCAATGACGAAGTGCTTGTCGAGCGGGGTGTATTTATACAGACACTTGCAATTGAAGGTGTCGTGTATCGGGTTAAGGTCACTAAAGATACGGTGATTCCTGCCGGACAGGCCAGCGGACAGGTTCCCGTTGAAGCCGAACAAGCCGGTGTTGCTTATAACCTGCCTGCCGGTTATCTCAATATTTTACCGACAGAAGTCCCGGGCATTGTTGCTGTGGTCAATGACGCAGGATGGATTACTCGCTTAGGCGCGAATGAAGAAACGGATGAAGAGCTCGCATTGCGGCTTCAAAATGCCTTTACCGGCTCTGGTGAGTGGCATATCAATGATGTTTACCGGTCGATTATTGCCAGTGTTGCGGGCATTCGCAGTGACAATATTTTCTTCCGCAATACTGGCGATATCTCGCCGGGGACGGCCGAAGCGCTGATTTTGGTGGAAGTGGGTGAAACACCACAGTCGATCATTGACACACTCAATGATTACATCATGAATCAGGGCCATCACGGTCACGGGGATGTACTGACCTGTAAACCGATTCCTGAAACGCGTCACGAGGTGATTGCGAATGTGGTACTGGCAAAGAACCTGACCGTCGCGCAGATGACAGAAACGCTTCAGGAAGTGAAAGATCGGATTCGGGCTGCCTTTCGTGAAACTAAAGCGTATGACGAAATGACCCGTGCTGCGCCACAGAGCCGGTTTAGTATCTCCCGCATGGCGACAGAGATTCACAATAACATGGCAAATGTGAAGTCAGTCCGGATCACGCTTGATGGCGAGATTCAGGAAGATATTGTCAGTGGTTACACACAGCCGCGTTTGAAATCTTTAACAGTTGGGGAGTTGGCAGATGAAGGACAATAA
- a CDS encoding putative phage tail assembly chaperone, giving the protein MAKAAFTIQPVVVTIGETDFTFRPTVNDANNYTNHVSMDSKVEPARTYLERTVDAEQKSELVELMNTVPGLVMEVFGLVHESSKGGISITLKN; this is encoded by the coding sequence ATGGCTAAAGCAGCTTTTACAATTCAACCGGTTGTCGTCACGATTGGTGAGACTGATTTTACGTTCAGACCAACAGTGAATGATGCCAACAACTACACCAACCATGTATCAATGGACAGTAAAGTTGAACCGGCACGAACTTATCTTGAGCGCACGGTTGATGCCGAGCAGAAGAGTGAATTAGTTGAACTGATGAATACGGTTCCCGGTCTGGTGATGGAAGTCTTCGGTCTGGTTCATGAATCTTCCAAAGGCGGGATTTCAATTACCCTAAAAAACTAA
- a CDS encoding DUF6890 family protein, with protein sequence MKRIETNGLEQALTLRRHYFPDGEDEPQELARALWLDQHEKERMEVAVMSAVARLFNHR encoded by the coding sequence GTGAAGCGCATTGAAACCAACGGGTTGGAACAGGCGCTCACCCTGCGGCGGCATTACTTTCCTGACGGAGAGGATGAGCCGCAAGAGTTAGCCAGGGCGCTCTGGCTCGATCAACACGAGAAAGAGCGTATGGAAGTCGCGGTTATGAGTGCAGTTGCGAGGTTATTTAATCACCGATGA
- a CDS encoding phage tail protein, translated as MGSWQMKDNNAPQMEEIVIPWWEDGETTSEVLKEPYFLTRGVKAFLNKIRSGLLFPLQQIDALTCHESLLNLLAWDRDIQRFAGEPLSLFRSRVKYAAINAKDAGSVAGFKRIFARLGVGIVDFKERQDPTEWDVCLIQLSDSDISMNTRLVQTLIRQYGRTCRRYRFQIVYPSTVTLAANGFHQTFALYSASL; from the coding sequence TTGGGGAGTTGGCAGATGAAGGACAATAATGCACCTCAAATGGAAGAGATTGTGATTCCGTGGTGGGAAGATGGTGAAACGACCTCGGAAGTGCTGAAAGAACCTTATTTTCTGACCCGGGGGGTGAAAGCCTTCCTGAACAAAATTCGCTCGGGCTTGCTGTTTCCGTTGCAACAGATCGATGCACTGACCTGTCATGAGTCTTTGTTGAACTTACTTGCTTGGGATCGCGACATTCAGCGTTTTGCCGGAGAGCCGTTGAGTTTGTTTCGGTCTCGGGTGAAATATGCCGCGATTAATGCCAAAGATGCCGGCAGTGTCGCTGGGTTTAAACGCATTTTTGCCCGGTTAGGCGTCGGGATTGTCGATTTCAAGGAGCGGCAGGACCCGACCGAGTGGGATGTCTGCCTGATCCAATTGAGCGACAGTGATATTTCGATGAATACCCGCTTGGTTCAGACTTTGATTCGCCAGTACGGTCGTACTTGTCGTCGTTACCGTTTTCAAATTGTTTATCCGTCAACGGTGACACTGGCAGCCAACGGATTTCATCAAACATTTGCACTGTATAGTGCATCACTGTAA
- a CDS encoding phage tail protein, whose product MIDKVTQPLTGVVDQINQIVQTASSDFDKVKSSASDVVQTFTEMGTSLEPILTMDWEVGGADSLENVGRILEHVSTASSEILSLGLGSQLVQVFKDAEGGINKFADSLDQGIDNVVETFDLAKTKAKDFSNTAKAQFAALSQRTQNYIQIGKRLTTSFSANGVKGFASAVKQQFAGISQQTQSLIGRIKNVGTVFSTGGFKNGAKNFAKSVNLQLTSISQKAAGLSGMGGRAQQFLGPISSSLDNVKNSLSQGMGEGIAKVTALGEKFPFLSGGTELVAAGMTSLDGVMKSASGTISGVQSAITLVSDSAGVFQSVMGSASTVITTFQGVMGAMSNVMAVFGRLIPSVSTAMMVMTSPVTWIVLGIVALIAAVYLIIKYWDDLVAAMSKIEIFQQIGHLFGWLSDMWGQFVSYLSGTSFGAIFGKIFNQIKGYVDKIIGMFKSIGSGISWIAGKLGLSFGSDDAKKPEQGMSTETRAAEKLQKQAQPVAQASKSEKRVLTEARTTENIQKQVQPVTRASKSEKRVLTEAHTTENIRKQVQPVTRASKSEKRVLTEARTTENIQKQVRPVTRTSESATAHSSENVVIAYKQKQNTLPAGMVQNMTTTQSQQVSDVKRFGDVYITAPNGLTPDQLAEWDELNVG is encoded by the coding sequence ATGATTGATAAGGTGACTCAGCCTTTGACCGGCGTCGTTGACCAGATCAATCAGATTGTCCAAACCGCCAGTAGCGATTTTGACAAGGTAAAATCCAGTGCTTCAGATGTCGTACAGACGTTCACTGAAATGGGAACGTCCCTTGAACCGATATTGACGATGGATTGGGAGGTCGGAGGTGCCGACTCTCTGGAAAATGTCGGTCGCATTCTTGAGCATGTTTCTACAGCATCGAGCGAGATCCTCTCGCTCGGGCTTGGGAGTCAACTGGTCCAAGTATTTAAAGATGCAGAAGGAGGCATCAACAAGTTTGCTGACAGTCTCGATCAGGGGATCGACAATGTCGTCGAAACATTTGATCTGGCTAAAACGAAAGCCAAAGATTTTTCCAATACTGCCAAGGCGCAATTTGCAGCTTTGTCACAACGAACCCAGAATTATATTCAAATTGGTAAGCGCCTGACCACGTCGTTTTCGGCGAATGGTGTCAAGGGGTTTGCCAGCGCTGTAAAACAACAGTTTGCAGGCATCTCACAACAAACCCAAAGTCTGATCGGCCGGATCAAAAACGTCGGAACGGTTTTTTCTACCGGCGGATTTAAAAATGGTGCCAAAAACTTTGCGAAATCGGTCAACCTGCAATTAACGAGTATTTCGCAAAAAGCAGCAGGACTATCTGGCATGGGCGGGCGAGCACAACAATTTTTAGGTCCGATCTCTTCCTCGCTCGATAATGTTAAAAACAGTCTCTCTCAAGGGATGGGGGAAGGGATAGCCAAAGTTACTGCATTAGGTGAAAAGTTTCCCTTCCTTTCTGGCGGCACGGAATTGGTTGCTGCAGGCATGACATCCCTTGATGGGGTCATGAAATCGGCTTCCGGGACTATCAGTGGGGTACAAAGTGCGATCACATTGGTCTCTGATTCTGCCGGTGTTTTCCAAAGTGTGATGGGATCGGCTTCAACCGTGATCACCACGTTTCAAGGGGTAATGGGCGCGATGTCAAACGTGATGGCTGTTTTTGGCCGTTTGATTCCGAGTGTCTCAACCGCGATGATGGTGATGACAAGCCCTGTCACTTGGATTGTATTGGGAATCGTTGCGTTGATCGCAGCTGTTTATCTGATTATCAAATATTGGGATGACTTGGTTGCGGCCATGTCGAAAATCGAGATTTTCCAGCAAATCGGCCATTTGTTTGGCTGGCTGAGTGATATGTGGGGGCAGTTTGTTTCTTATCTGTCCGGCACAAGTTTTGGTGCTATTTTCGGTAAGATTTTCAATCAGATAAAAGGCTATGTTGATAAAATCATCGGGATGTTTAAAAGCATTGGCTCGGGTATTTCGTGGATAGCAGGCAAGCTTGGTCTTTCATTCGGAAGCGATGATGCGAAGAAACCCGAACAGGGGATGTCAACGGAGACCCGTGCGGCGGAGAAGCTTCAGAAACAAGCCCAGCCGGTGGCTCAGGCATCTAAATCAGAAAAGCGCGTCTTAACGGAAGCCCGTACGACAGAAAATATTCAGAAACAAGTTCAGCCGGTGACTCGGGCATCTAAATCAGAAAAGCGTGTCTTAACGGAAGCCCATACGACAGAAAATATTAGGAAACAAGTCCAGCCGGTGACTCGGGCATCTAAATCAGAGAAGCGCGTCTTAACGGAAGCCCGTACGACAGAAAATATTCAGAAACAAGTCAGGCCGGTCACTCGAACATCTGAGTCAGCAACTGCACACTCGTCTGAGAATGTAGTCATCGCCTATAAACAGAAACAGAACACTTTGCCTGCCGGTATGGTGCAGAACATGACCACGACGCAAAGCCAACAGGTGAGTGATGTGAAACGCTTTGGTGACGTTTACATCACCGCACCGAATGGTTTGACGCCGGATCAACTCGCAGAATGGGACGAACTCAATGTCGGATAA
- a CDS encoding tail fiber protein, with protein MMSQVAIPLAFEGYLQARLLNGLAPDMNEMIFAYLPDLDPEQVIDRHLGLPAPSYWVYRQDITQKAKLNDDSVAYSVVIPSEVEAFTFNAVYLHDKQTANSCGLVVHKIAETKEPEMSSVRTCVQQYTGAAKAAKITVTPESWQIDYHARLYGMDDDLRLACFDLFGNASFFADGFLVQAVDGQYVCAAGIGYIAGLRCVNEQPAQLPDIQAGSKIYLDVSWQGQVVSRWATDWQLVVSDTPLTDYVEDGIQHYVAPIAQVETDGRVTDLRHLGLDENKLPDATSIAKGAVILATDHQANTGQGTGVLSAQQLKQALGQFGSFGTAIDLGVIASNAAFDPVPTGLIHFASSLISGTQIEYQGLKVRHPSGDYSVIAGGYHAGNNTLVVYHSHSQKWAEVLMADHANSMCPVGAPQPWPTDTAPAGWAIMKGQAFDTKAYPVLAALYTDGILPDMRGLAIVGKKDEESVLSYEADQVKRHEHTGTMANAGAHYHARGNMNIYGMLSGVQSGVRRVIGANGAFSAVKTVDYGNTTAGGAGEYDIYFNANRNWVGATSVSGEHTHPINIEAYGAEENTIKNRKYNWIVRLG; from the coding sequence ATGATGAGTCAAGTAGCAATTCCTTTGGCATTTGAAGGTTATCTGCAAGCGCGACTGTTGAACGGTCTGGCTCCGGATATGAATGAGATGATCTTTGCTTATTTGCCGGATTTAGACCCGGAGCAAGTGATTGATCGTCATTTGGGACTTCCGGCTCCGAGTTATTGGGTGTATCGCCAGGATATAACGCAGAAGGCGAAACTGAACGACGATTCTGTGGCGTATTCGGTGGTGATTCCCAGTGAAGTTGAAGCGTTTACTTTTAATGCGGTTTACCTGCATGACAAACAGACTGCGAATTCTTGTGGCTTGGTGGTGCATAAAATTGCGGAAACCAAAGAGCCGGAGATGTCGAGTGTCCGGACTTGCGTGCAGCAATATACCGGTGCTGCAAAAGCTGCGAAGATTACCGTGACACCGGAAAGCTGGCAGATCGATTATCACGCCCGTTTATATGGTATGGATGACGACTTACGTTTGGCATGTTTTGACCTGTTTGGAAACGCGTCATTCTTTGCCGACGGTTTTCTGGTTCAGGCAGTGGATGGTCAGTATGTCTGTGCTGCAGGAATCGGTTATATTGCAGGTCTGCGTTGTGTCAATGAACAACCGGCTCAACTCCCTGATATTCAGGCTGGGTCTAAAATTTACTTGGATGTCAGTTGGCAGGGACAAGTGGTCAGTCGCTGGGCGACAGATTGGCAGTTAGTCGTCAGTGATACCCCATTAACCGACTATGTTGAAGATGGTATTCAGCATTACGTCGCGCCAATTGCCCAAGTTGAAACGGATGGTCGTGTAACGGATTTGCGGCATTTAGGACTGGATGAAAACAAGCTGCCGGATGCGACGAGTATTGCAAAAGGTGCCGTCATTTTAGCAACTGATCACCAAGCGAATACGGGGCAGGGAACGGGCGTTTTATCTGCACAACAACTGAAACAAGCACTGGGCCAGTTTGGTAGCTTTGGTACCGCCATTGATTTAGGTGTCATTGCCAGTAATGCGGCATTCGATCCTGTTCCGACCGGGTTGATTCACTTTGCATCCAGTCTGATTTCCGGTACGCAAATCGAGTATCAGGGACTGAAAGTTCGACACCCCAGTGGGGATTACTCAGTGATTGCCGGCGGATATCACGCAGGCAACAATACTTTGGTTGTGTATCACTCGCATAGTCAGAAATGGGCCGAAGTTCTGATGGCAGATCATGCGAACAGCATGTGTCCGGTCGGTGCCCCCCAGCCATGGCCGACCGATACCGCACCCGCAGGATGGGCGATCATGAAAGGACAGGCGTTTGATACAAAAGCTTATCCGGTACTGGCTGCTTTATACACCGATGGGATTTTGCCTGATATGCGCGGACTGGCGATTGTCGGTAAGAAAGATGAGGAGTCAGTGCTTTCTTATGAAGCCGATCAGGTTAAACGGCACGAACATACAGGTACGATGGCTAATGCGGGTGCACACTATCACGCACGCGGTAATATGAATATTTACGGTATGCTTAGTGGGGTTCAGTCTGGTGTCAGAAGGGTAATTGGAGCTAATGGGGCTTTTTCTGCTGTCAAAACAGTAGATTATGGTAACACGACTGCGGGGGGAGCCGGGGAATATGATATCTATTTTAATGCCAATCGCAACTGGGTTGGTGCGACTTCGGTCTCTGGTGAACATACGCACCCGATCAATATTGAAGCTTATGGTGCAGAAGAAAACACCATTAAAAACCGTAAGTATAACTGGATTGTGAGGTTAGGATAA
- a CDS encoding DUF2590 family protein: protein MSDKQYIDIKVVDGGWDIDAGQQPIICSDTYSIAQDVKHAIMESGLARALQAERNPVLRANVLLQIEQIAEQDPRIIPGTVTVTGDVSGTIGLSAQAYDSEGVINTEVNT from the coding sequence ATGTCGGATAAACAGTATATCGATATCAAAGTAGTCGATGGCGGCTGGGATATTGATGCTGGCCAACAGCCAATTATCTGCAGCGATACCTACAGTATCGCTCAGGATGTCAAGCACGCCATTATGGAATCGGGTTTAGCCAGAGCACTTCAGGCTGAGAGAAATCCAGTGTTGCGGGCCAATGTGCTGCTGCAAATTGAACAAATTGCGGAACAAGATCCCCGGATTATTCCGGGTACAGTCACCGTGACCGGAGATGTATCCGGCACCATCGGGCTCTCTGCTCAGGCATATGACAGTGAGGGCGTTATCAATACAGAGGTGAACACATGA